DNA from Marinagarivorans cellulosilyticus:
CGCGCCCCTTTAGTAAGGTGCCTGCAATAGATTCGGCACCATCGTCTGTTTTTGTTACCGCGATGGATACCAACCCATTGGCGGCTGATCCTGCGGTTATTATTGCTGAAAAACCAGAAGCCTTTACCCAAGGCTTGGAAGTGCTGAGTAAGCTAACCGAAGGCAAGGTATTTGTTTGCCATGCAGACGGCGCCAATATTCCTAAAGGTAATGCTAGCAATTTGCAGTACGAAACTTTTTCTGGTGTTCACCCTGCCGGTAATGCCGGTACGCACATTCACTACCTTGACCCTGTCAGTGCCAATAAAACGGTATGGACTATTGGCTACCAAGATGTGATTGCAGTAGGTGAGTTGTTCACAACCGGTAAACTTAATGTAGAGCGCGTTGTGGCCGTTGCGGGCCCGCAAGTGGACAAGCCTTGCCTTGTGCGCACCCGCCTAGGCGCTAACTTAGAAGAGCTTACCGCTGGCCGCTTAAAAGCTGGTGAAAACCGTCTTGTGAGTGGTTCTGTATTTGGTGGTCGAACAGCTAAAAGCGTATTGAGCTTTTTAGGGCGCTACCACAACCAAGTGAGCGTGCTGCTTGAAGGCCGTGAACGCGAAATGATCCATTACTTGCGTCCTGGTGTAGATAAGTTCTCTGTACTGAATATTTATGTGTCCAAACTGACCAACAAACTCTTTAACTTTACTACCAGCACCAACGGTAGTGAGCGTGCCATGGTTCCCGTAGGCGCGTACGAGAAGGTTATGCCGTTGGATATTCTGCCCACACAATTGTTGCGCGCCGTTATTGTTGGCGATACCGAAGTTGCGCAAAAGTTGGGTGCTTTAGAGTTGGACGAAGAAGATTTGGCATTGTGTACTTTTGTTTGCCCTGGCAAATACGAGTATGGCCCATTGCTTCGCAACAACTTAACCCGCATTGAAGTGGAGGGCTAACCCATGAGTTTGCGTAAAATTTTAGATGATATGGAGCCGCACTTTCACAAAGGCGGTAAATGGGAAAGCTGGTATGCCTTGTACGAAGCGGTAGATACCGTTTTTTATAAGCCTAGCGATACTACCAAAACAACTTCACACGTACGCGATGGCATTGACCTTAAGCGCATGATGATTACTGTTTGGTTGTGTGCCTTCCCGGCAATGTTTTTTGGTATGTACAACACCGGTTTCCAAGCCAACACTATCCTTGCAGATATGGGTATGGGCGGTGTTGAAGGCTGGCGCGGCGCGATTGCTGCTATGTTAACGGCGCACGATGCCGGCAGCATTTGGGACAACATGATCTTGGGTGCACTGTACTTTTTACCGGTTTATTTAACGGTATTTGTCGTGGGTGGATTCTGGGAAGTGCTATTTGCCATGAAGCGCGGCCACGAGGTTAACGAAGGTTTCTTTGTTACTTCTATCCTTTTTGCCTTAATTCTTCCGCCAAGTATCCCTTTGTGGCAAGCCGCATTAGGTATTAGCTTTGGTGTTGTTATTGGTAAAGAAGTCTTTGGTGGTACAGGTAAAAACTTCTTAAACCCTGCATTAACAGGCCGTGCATTCTTGTTCTTTGCTTACCCTGGTGCAATGAGCGGTGATGCCGTTTGGACTGCGGTTGACGGCTACACCGGCGCTACTGCGCTTTCTATTGCTTCTTCGCAAGGCGTTGATGTACTTAGCCAGCAGATCTCTTGGTTTGATGCGTTCTTAGGCAATATGCAAGGCTCTATGGGTGAAACATCAACATTGGCCATCTTTATTGGTGGTGCCGTATTGTTGGCTACCGGTATTGCATCGTTGCGTATTGTGTTGGGTGTGTTTATCGGTATGACGGTAACGTCTTTACTGCTTAACGCGATTGGCTCAGAAACTAATGCCATGTTTGCTTTGCCGTTCTACTGGCACTTGGTGATTGGTGGTTTTGCCTTCGGTATGATCTTTATGGCAACCGACCCTGTTTCGGCTTCTATGACCAATAAAGGCAAGTGGGTTTACGGTGCCTTGATTGGTTTTATGGTTGTTCTTATTCGTGTGGTTAACCCCGCATTCCCAGAAGGCATGATGTTAGCGATTCTGTTTGCTAACTTATTTGCCCCTCTTATTGACCACTTTGTGGTTGAGTCAAATATCAAGCGGAGGTTAGCACGTGGCTAGTAAAGATAGCATTGCAAAAACGCTTACCGTGGCCACGCTTTTGTGTGTGGTCTGTTCGGTAATTGTATCGACAGCAGCGGTTATGCTTAAACCCGCTCAAATCGCTAACAAAGAGCTCGACTTCAAACGCAACATTTTATCGGCGGCAGGTTTATTAGACCCAGCCCGCACGGTAGAAGAGCAGTTTGAAAATGTTGTTGTGAAAATGGTCGATTTAGAAACTGGCAAGTTTACGACTGAGATTTCGCCTAAAGGCTACGACCAAACTAAAGCGGCTAAAGACCCAAAAATGTCAGAAGTGCTGCCTAAGGCTGCTGATACCGCAAAGGTTGGCCGTGTTGAAAACTACGCTAAAGTTTATATCGCCAAAACCGATGATGGCAAAAAAGTCGTGGTATTACCGGTTCGTGGCTATGGCTTGTGGGGCACGCTTTATGGCTTCTTGGCTGTAGAGGGCGATATGAATACCGTCGTTGGTTTAGGCTTTTACGATCACAAAGAAACTCCAGGGCTAGGTGGCGAAGTGGATAACCCACGCTGGAAGGCCTTATGGGATGGCAAAAAGCTATTTAACTCAGATGGCTCGGTGGCTATTGCTGTTATCAAGGGGGCGGTTGACCCATCAATGAAAGGCTCTGAGCATAAAGTTGATGGCCTTTCTGGTGCGACCTTGACGACAAAGGGTGTTCATAACCTTATCCAATTTTGGTTGGGCGAAGACGGTTATGGTCCATTTATCGCTAACATGAAAAAAGGTAAGGCTTAGTTATGAAAGCTAAAGAATTACTGTTTAAACCCGTATTAGACGACAACCCCATTGGTTTACAGATCCTTGGGATTTGTTCTGCTTTGGCGGTGACAAGCAGCTTGAATGTAACATTGGTAATGTGTATTGCATTGACCACGGTAACGGCATTCTCTAACTTTTTCGTCTCGTTGGTGCGCAACCATGCGCCGGGCAATATTCGTATTATTGTGCAAATGACGATCATTGCATCGTTGGTAATTGTTGTAGACCAAGTGCTTAAAGCCGTTGCATACGATTTGAGTAAGCAACTTTCTGTATTTGTTGGTCTTATTATTACTAACTGTATCGTAATGGGCCGCGCAGAAGCTTTTGCGATGAAAAACCCACCACTACCGAGCTTTTTGGATGGTATTGGTAACGGCTTAGGTTATAGCTTCTTCTTGATTATTCTTGGTGTTGTGCGCGAGCTATTTGGCTCGGGCAAGTTGTTAGGCTTTGAAATACTGCCCCTTGTGACTGAAGGTGGTTGGTATGTTTCTAACGGCTTATTACTATTGCCACCGAGTGCTTTCTTCTTGATTGGTTTGATTATTTGGGGCATTCGCGCCTTTAAACCTGCGCAAGTGGAGCACGACGAATTCAAGATTGCACAC
Protein-coding regions in this window:
- a CDS encoding Na(+)-translocating NADH-quinone reductase subunit C, whose protein sequence is MASKDSIAKTLTVATLLCVVCSVIVSTAAVMLKPAQIANKELDFKRNILSAAGLLDPARTVEEQFENVVVKMVDLETGKFTTEISPKGYDQTKAAKDPKMSEVLPKAADTAKVGRVENYAKVYIAKTDDGKKVVVLPVRGYGLWGTLYGFLAVEGDMNTVVGLGFYDHKETPGLGGEVDNPRWKALWDGKKLFNSDGSVAIAVIKGAVDPSMKGSEHKVDGLSGATLTTKGVHNLIQFWLGEDGYGPFIANMKKGKA
- a CDS encoding Na(+)-translocating NADH-quinone reductase subunit A, with the protein product MRKIRQGLDLPIAGKPQQSIEDGPKVRSVAVIGFDYHGMKPTMAVQVGDKVKLGQELFSDKKTPGVIYTSPASGTVAAINRGERRVFQSIVIDVEGDDAEIFAHYSADQLPSLKREKVVETLVASGLWTALRTRPFSKVPAIDSAPSSVFVTAMDTNPLAADPAVIIAEKPEAFTQGLEVLSKLTEGKVFVCHADGANIPKGNASNLQYETFSGVHPAGNAGTHIHYLDPVSANKTVWTIGYQDVIAVGELFTTGKLNVERVVAVAGPQVDKPCLVRTRLGANLEELTAGRLKAGENRLVSGSVFGGRTAKSVLSFLGRYHNQVSVLLEGREREMIHYLRPGVDKFSVLNIYVSKLTNKLFNFTTSTNGSERAMVPVGAYEKVMPLDILPTQLLRAVIVGDTEVAQKLGALELDEEDLALCTFVCPGKYEYGPLLRNNLTRIEVEG
- a CDS encoding NADH:ubiquinone reductase (Na(+)-transporting) subunit D translates to MKAKELLFKPVLDDNPIGLQILGICSALAVTSSLNVTLVMCIALTTVTAFSNFFVSLVRNHAPGNIRIIVQMTIIASLVIVVDQVLKAVAYDLSKQLSVFVGLIITNCIVMGRAEAFAMKNPPLPSFLDGIGNGLGYSFFLIILGVVRELFGSGKLLGFEILPLVTEGGWYVSNGLLLLPPSAFFLIGLIIWGIRAFKPAQVEHDEFKIAHNSTKTAEVL
- a CDS encoding NADH:ubiquinone reductase (Na(+)-transporting) subunit B — protein: MSLRKILDDMEPHFHKGGKWESWYALYEAVDTVFYKPSDTTKTTSHVRDGIDLKRMMITVWLCAFPAMFFGMYNTGFQANTILADMGMGGVEGWRGAIAAMLTAHDAGSIWDNMILGALYFLPVYLTVFVVGGFWEVLFAMKRGHEVNEGFFVTSILFALILPPSIPLWQAALGISFGVVIGKEVFGGTGKNFLNPALTGRAFLFFAYPGAMSGDAVWTAVDGYTGATALSIASSQGVDVLSQQISWFDAFLGNMQGSMGETSTLAIFIGGAVLLATGIASLRIVLGVFIGMTVTSLLLNAIGSETNAMFALPFYWHLVIGGFAFGMIFMATDPVSASMTNKGKWVYGALIGFMVVLIRVVNPAFPEGMMLAILFANLFAPLIDHFVVESNIKRRLARG